In SAR324 cluster bacterium, a single window of DNA contains:
- the pheS gene encoding phenylalanine--tRNA ligase subunit alpha — MQDKIRILKKQAFNDLQQVDNTESLPGWFRDYLGKKGAVTALLKQLGTVDAEERPQVGKAINDLKTELQDSFDSLQERLRQQKMEKEIASDSIDVTLPGRPFPTGHLHLTTQTLRKIYQIFAEMGFQVYEAPDVETDAYNFQALNIPEYHPARDMWDTFWVNKEVVLRTHTSPGQIRAMKEFGPEPIRVILPGKCYRYEQITPRSEHQFYQVEGLVLGHKIRMTDLIGVMNEFARKMYGSERKTRIRGSYFPFTEPSIEIDMDCILCTGEGCRVCKYTSWLEVAGAGMVHPVVLKNGGYDPDVWSGFAFGMGVERPAMLKHGIRDIRYFYGNNLQFLQQF; from the coding sequence ATGCAAGACAAAATTCGCATCCTCAAAAAACAGGCTTTCAACGATCTTCAGCAAGTAGACAACACGGAATCCCTGCCTGGTTGGTTTCGTGATTATTTGGGGAAGAAGGGAGCGGTGACAGCACTGCTCAAACAGCTCGGAACTGTTGATGCTGAAGAACGCCCCCAAGTTGGCAAAGCTATCAATGATTTGAAAACAGAATTGCAGGATTCCTTCGATTCTTTACAGGAGCGGTTGCGCCAGCAAAAGATGGAAAAGGAGATCGCTTCGGATTCAATTGATGTCACACTCCCTGGACGACCCTTTCCTACGGGGCATCTCCATCTGACTACCCAGACGTTGCGCAAAATCTATCAAATTTTTGCTGAGATGGGCTTTCAGGTGTACGAGGCTCCAGATGTGGAAACAGATGCCTATAATTTCCAAGCACTCAACATCCCTGAGTACCACCCTGCACGAGACATGTGGGATACCTTCTGGGTCAACAAGGAAGTAGTATTACGAACCCACACCTCACCGGGCCAGATTCGAGCGATGAAGGAATTTGGACCAGAGCCCATTCGGGTGATTCTACCTGGTAAATGCTATCGATATGAGCAGATCACTCCTCGATCTGAACACCAGTTCTATCAGGTCGAAGGTCTGGTGTTGGGCCACAAGATCCGGATGACAGATCTGATTGGGGTAATGAATGAGTTTGCGCGTAAGATGTATGGTAGCGAGCGCAAGACACGGATTCGTGGCAGCTACTTCCCATTCACAGAACCGAGCATTGAGATTGATATGGACTGCATACTTTGCACAGGAGAGGGCTGCCGGGTTTGCAAGTACACATCTTGGCTGGAGGTTGCTGGGGCTGGCATGGTTCATCCAGTTGTCTTGAAAAATGGCGGCTACGATCCCGATGTTTGGAGTGGCTTTGCTTTCGGTATGGGAGTGGAGCGTCCAGCGATGCTCAAGCATGGCATCCGTGATATCAGATACTTCTACGGTAACAACCTACAATTTCTGCAGCAGTTCTGA
- a CDS encoding aldo/keto reductase, translating into ELGLSRFAEGDTRLTMPRFQEPNISQNRELIKKLSQVCAEISCSLAQIAIAWLLAQGERVLPIPGTVKIDHLEDDLGAASVTLSAEILSKLDDLFQPEKIHGFRYPSLGMSEVDTERFACEQ; encoded by the coding sequence CGAACTGGGTCTCAGCAGGTTTGCAGAAGGCGATACGCGTCTTACGATGCCACGCTTTCAGGAGCCCAATATTTCTCAAAATCGTGAACTCATCAAAAAGCTCAGTCAAGTCTGTGCTGAAATCAGTTGTTCTCTAGCACAGATAGCAATTGCATGGCTGCTAGCCCAAGGTGAGCGCGTGCTGCCGATTCCAGGGACAGTCAAGATTGATCACTTGGAAGACGATCTTGGAGCTGCTTCTGTAACGCTCTCAGCCGAAATTTTGTCGAAGTTGGATGACTTGTTTCAGCCTGAGAAGATTCATGGTTTTCGTTATCCATCCCTGGGAATGTCAGAGGTTGACACGGAGCGCTTCGCCTGTGAACAGTAG
- a CDS encoding DUF805 domain-containing protein: MDNEEKLRRLRMKAEERERVREEQLQNEDSLQALREVYGLSEAELQKLQQEVETEYAAEQESGQQQIQRCYGSWASIKQLLFTAKGRLSRGDFWLAELGVFVVHSLIAASTVSYPVLGILALICWLAHINLAIKRCHDRGYSGWFLLLGIVPVFQFWPMVELFFLAGENGENRFGSEPGESGSTDNCA, translated from the coding sequence ATGGATAACGAAGAAAAGCTTCGTCGTCTGAGAATGAAGGCCGAAGAACGGGAAAGAGTTCGAGAAGAACAGCTCCAAAATGAAGATTCTTTGCAAGCCCTAAGGGAAGTCTACGGTCTGAGTGAGGCGGAACTCCAAAAACTCCAGCAGGAAGTTGAAACAGAGTACGCTGCAGAACAAGAGTCAGGACAACAACAGATCCAGCGTTGTTATGGCAGTTGGGCTTCCATCAAGCAGTTGTTGTTCACTGCTAAAGGGAGACTCTCACGTGGTGATTTCTGGTTGGCAGAATTGGGTGTTTTCGTTGTTCACTCACTGATCGCTGCTTCAACTGTCAGCTATCCAGTATTGGGTATACTTGCCCTAATTTGCTGGTTGGCGCACATCAATCTTGCTATCAAGCGTTGTCACGACCGAGGATATTCTGGCTGGTTTCTACTCCTTGGTATTGTTCCTGTCTTTCAGTTCTGGCCGATGGTGGAACTCTTCTTTCTGGCCGGAGAAAACGGAGAGAATCGGTTTGGTTCGGAGCCTGGAGAATCAGGCTCTACTGACAACTGTGCCTGA
- the ccmA gene encoding heme ABC exporter ATP-binding protein CcmA translates to MTALLGLRNLSKRFGYRTILQELNLDIQAGECVLLLGNNGAGKSTLLRLCATLLKPQQGQILYEGKPIDEDKHRYLRDMGGIAHESRLYGDLTPRENLHLFGVLYELKDLPQRIPQALQDVQLSQAIDLPVKTFSSGMTKRTAIARLLLQQPKLLLLDEPYTGLDQNSVRWFQEYLLDFRNQGGTLLLVTHQLELGLELATRVLLLSHRKIIKDQSSSTMNLSECQQWLSQS, encoded by the coding sequence ATGACTGCTCTTCTTGGGCTGCGTAACCTGAGCAAACGCTTCGGCTATCGTACAATTCTCCAGGAACTGAATCTGGATATTCAAGCGGGAGAATGTGTTCTCCTGCTAGGCAACAACGGGGCTGGTAAGTCCACGCTGTTACGGCTATGTGCGACCCTGCTCAAGCCGCAGCAGGGGCAGATTTTGTATGAAGGGAAGCCCATTGATGAAGATAAGCATCGCTACCTAAGAGATATGGGTGGCATTGCCCACGAAAGCCGCCTCTATGGAGATCTTACACCAAGAGAGAACCTCCACCTCTTTGGTGTTCTCTATGAATTGAAGGATTTGCCACAGCGAATTCCTCAAGCACTGCAGGATGTTCAACTCAGCCAGGCCATCGACCTCCCCGTCAAGACCTTCAGCAGTGGAATGACCAAACGGACGGCAATTGCGCGGCTGTTGTTGCAGCAACCGAAGCTTTTATTGCTGGATGAACCCTATACAGGATTGGATCAGAATTCAGTTCGATGGTTTCAGGAATATCTCCTTGATTTTAGGAACCAGGGAGGAACCTTGTTGCTTGTGACCCATCAACTGGAACTCGGATTGGAGTTGGCCACCCGGGTACTCCTACTCAGTCACCGCA
- a CDS encoding DUF3293 domain-containing protein, with amino-acid sequence MSCLPDIYFQTRFSSSSPVLQWPKAFAIITAWPTTGEIWSEEEIQIQAKLLQEVLEQRNVWRVKLTGYSPTDGHSEPGWAVDLNFDEACTLGLCFRQHAIYWIMEDKLFVSLCDSERLCVEVGSFREHLD; translated from the coding sequence ATGTCATGCCTGCCGGATATTTACTTTCAGACTCGATTCAGTTCTAGTAGCCCAGTTCTTCAATGGCCAAAAGCTTTTGCGATCATCACGGCTTGGCCTACGACAGGGGAGATTTGGTCTGAAGAAGAAATTCAGATTCAGGCAAAGCTTCTACAAGAGGTCTTGGAGCAGCGTAATGTCTGGCGTGTGAAATTAACCGGCTATTCTCCAACTGATGGGCATTCTGAACCTGGCTGGGCGGTGGATCTGAATTTTGATGAGGCCTGCACCTTGGGCCTCTGCTTTCGACAGCATGCCATCTACTGGATCATGGAGGATAAGTTGTTTGTCAGCCTCTGTGATTCAGAACGGCTGTGTGTAGAAGTCGGAAGCTTTCGGGAGCATCTGGATTGA